One Tolypothrix bouteillei VB521301 DNA window includes the following coding sequences:
- a CDS encoding S-(hydroxymethyl)glutathione dehydrogenase/class III alcohol dehydrogenase: MEVKAAVAHGANKPLTIETVQLDGPRAGEVMVEIKASGVCHTDAYTLSGADPEGLFPAILGHEGAGVVVEVGEGVTSVKPGDHVIPLYTPECRQCEYCLSMKTNLCQAIRATQGRGVMPDGTSRFSIDGQMIHHYMGTSTFANYTVLPEIAVAKIREDAPFDKVCYIGCGVTTGIGAVINTAKVEPGANVVVFGLGGIGLNVIQAARMVGANTIVGVDINPKKKALAEKFGMTHFVNPKEVEGDLVPYLVDLTKGGADYSFECIGNVNVMRQALECCHKGWGVSVIIGVAGAGQEISTRPFQLVTGRVWKGSAFGGARGRTDVPKIVDWYMQGKINIDDLITHVMPVERINDALQLMHEGESIRSVVTFS, translated from the coding sequence GGAAGTTAAAGCAGCAGTGGCTCACGGAGCTAATAAGCCGTTAACAATTGAAACCGTTCAACTTGATGGACCCCGTGCGGGGGAAGTGATGGTTGAAATTAAAGCCAGTGGCGTTTGCCATACCGATGCATATACCCTTTCTGGTGCCGATCCCGAAGGTTTATTTCCAGCAATTTTGGGACATGAAGGTGCTGGGGTGGTTGTGGAAGTAGGGGAAGGTGTCACTAGTGTTAAGCCTGGTGACCATGTTATTCCTTTATACACCCCAGAATGCCGCCAGTGCGAATATTGTCTGAGCATGAAAACAAATCTCTGTCAGGCAATTCGTGCGACACAAGGACGTGGTGTTATGCCCGATGGTACCAGCCGCTTTTCAATTGATGGGCAAATGATTCACCATTACATGGGCACATCTACGTTTGCCAATTATACAGTCTTGCCAGAAATAGCTGTAGCAAAAATTCGTGAGGACGCACCTTTTGATAAGGTCTGTTATATTGGGTGTGGTGTAACAACGGGTATTGGTGCTGTCATCAATACAGCTAAAGTAGAACCAGGAGCCAATGTCGTGGTTTTTGGTTTGGGTGGAATTGGTTTAAATGTCATCCAAGCTGCAAGGATGGTAGGAGCCAATACAATCGTGGGAGTCGATATTAACCCCAAGAAAAAAGCTTTGGCGGAAAAGTTTGGCATGACTCACTTCGTCAATCCAAAAGAAGTTGAGGGTGACTTAGTTCCCTATCTCGTTGATTTAACTAAGGGTGGTGCTGATTACAGTTTTGAATGCATTGGCAATGTAAACGTCATGCGCCAAGCATTGGAATGTTGCCATAAAGGTTGGGGTGTCAGCGTCATTATTGGTGTTGCAGGTGCAGGTCAGGAAATTAGTACTCGTCCTTTTCAACTTGTAACGGGGCGGGTATGGAAAGGTTCGGCATTTGGTGGAGCAAGAGGGCGTACTGATGTGCCAAAAATTGTGGATTGGTATATGCAGGGCAAAATTAACATCGACGATCTCATTACTCATGTGATGCCTGTGGAACGTATCAATGACGCTTTACAGTTGATGCATGAAGGCGAATCCATTCGTAGTGTGGTGACTTTTAGTTAA